One stretch of Prionailurus viverrinus isolate Anna chromosome C1, UM_Priviv_1.0, whole genome shotgun sequence DNA includes these proteins:
- the MAP3K6 gene encoding mitogen-activated protein kinase kinase kinase 6 isoform X8: MAGPCQRSGALERAGSCWQDPLAEALSRGRPPTAPAGRGCARSRPLSVVYVLTREPQPGVEPEAGAEAEPLPLRCLREACAQLPGPRPRPQLRSLPFGTLALGDTAALDSFYNADVVVLEVSSSLAQPSLFYHLGVRESFSMTNNVLLCSQADLPDLQALREDVFQKNSDCVGSYTLIPYVVTATGRVLCGDAGLLRGLADGLVQAGVGTEALLTPLVGRLARLLEATPTDSCGYFRETIRQDIRQARERFCGQQLRQELARLQRRLDSVELLSPDIIMNLLLSYRDVQDYSAIIELVETLQALPTCDVAQQHNVCFHYTFALNRRNRPGDREKALAVLLPLVQCEGSVAPDLYCMCGRVYKDMFFSSGFQDAGHREQAYHWYRKAFDVEPSLHSGINAAVLLIAAGQRFEDSEELQLIGMKLGCLLARKGCVEKMQYYWDVGFYLGAQILANDLAQVALAAEQLYKLNAPIWYLVSMMETFLLYQHFRPTLEPLEGPPHRAHFWLRFLLQSCQPLKTACPQGDQCMVLVLEMNKVLLPARLEIQGADPVSAVTLSLLEPETEDIPSSWTFPVASICGVSTSKRDERCCFLYGLPPAQDVQLCFPSVGHCQWFCSLIQAVVTNPDSTVPTEEAEGVGEVLEFDYEYTETGERLVLGKGTYGAVYAGRERHTRVRIAIKEIPERDSRFSQPLHEEIALHKRLRHKNIVRYLGSASQGGYLKIFMEEVPGGSLSSLLRSVWGPLQDNESTISFYTRQILQGLSYLHDNRIVHRDIKGDNVLINTFSGLLKISDFGTSKRLAGITPCTETFTGTLQYMAPEIIDQGPRGYGKAADIWSLGCTVIEMATGRPPFHELGSPQAAMFQVGMYKVHPPMPTSLSAEAQTFLLRTFEPDPRLRASAQALLGDPFLQPGKRSRSPGSPRPAPRPSDAPSASPTPSADSTTQSQTFPCPQAPFQHPPSPPKRCLSYGDTSQLRVPEEPGAEEPTSPEESSGLSLLHQESKRRAMLASVLEQELPTLAENLRLKQEQGPRLGRNHVEQLLRCLAAHIHTPNRRQLAQELRALQGQLRAQGLGPALLHGPLFAFPDAVKQILRRRHIRPHWMFVLDSLLSRAVRVALAVLGPGGPIGAGRLASEEVETEAVPPRSEESSKEEEPQSKQQETLVQLSRLPGEPEQGSPPLMVQLSLLRAETDRLRDVLAEKERECQALVQQALQQVSGKAGIFAPASEPPAALTVDQGLVQWLQELNVDSGTIQMLLNHSFTLHTLLTCATRDDLIYTHIRGGMVCRIWRAILAQRAGSTPVTPGPQEAE; this comes from the exons ATGGCAGGGCCGTGCCAGCGGTCTGGAGCCCTGGAGCGCGCCGGCAGCTGCTGGCAGGACCCGCTCGCCGAGGCGCTGAGCCGGGGCCGGCCCCCCACCGCGCCCGCCGGCCGGGGCTGCGCGCGAAGCCGGCCGCTCAGCGTGGTTTATGTGCTGACCCGGGAGCCGCAGCCCGGGGTGGAGCCCGAGGCTGGAGCCGAGGCGGAGCCGCTGCCCCTGCGCTGCCTGCGCGAGGCCTGCGCGCAGCTACCCGGGCCGCGACCGCGACCTCAGCTGCGCAGCCTACCCTTCGGGACGCTGGCGTTGGGAGACACCGCGGCGCTGGATTCCTTCTACAACGCGG ATGTGGTGGTGCTGGAGGTGAGCAGCTCCCTGGCACAGCCCTCCCTGTTCTACCACCTCGGCGTGCGTGAGAGCTTCAGCATGACCAACAACGTGCTCCTCTGCTCCCAGGCTGACCTCCCTGACCTGCAGGCCCTTCGG GAGGATGTTTTCCAGAAGAACTCG gaTTGTGTTGGCAGCTACACACTGATCCCCTATGTGGTGACAGCCACGGGTCGGGTGCTGTGCGGTGATGCAGGCCTCCTGAGGGGCCTGGCTGATGGGCTGGTACAGGCCGGGGTGGGCACGGAGGCCCTGCTAACACCCCTGGTGGGCCGGCTCGCCCGCCTGCTGGAGGCCACGCCCACGGACTCTTG TGGCTACTTCCGGGAGACCATTCGGCAGGACATCCGGCAGGCCCGGGAGCGGTTCTGCGGGCAGCAGCTGCGGCAGGAGCTGGCTCGCCTGCAGCGGAGACTGGACAGCGTGGAGCTGCTGAGCCCGGACATCATCATGAACCTGCTGCTCTCCTACCGCGATGTGCAG GACTACTCAGCCATCATCGAGTTGGTGGAGACGCTGCAGGCCTTGCCCACCTGTGACGTGGCCCAGCAACACAACGTCTGCTTCCACTACACGTTCGCCCTCAACCG GAGGAACAGGCCTGGGGACCGGGAGAAGGCCCTGGCTGTGCTTCTGCCGCTGGTACAGTGTGAGGGCTCCGTGGCACCTGACCTGTACTGCATGTGCGGCCGTGTCTACAAGGACATGTTCTTCAGCTCTGGCTTCCAGGACGCTGGGCATCGGGAGCAAGCCTATCACTG GTATCGCAAGGCCTTTGATGTGGAGCCCAGCCTCCACTCGGGCATCAACGCAGCTGTGCTGCTCATCGCTGCCGGGCAGCGCTTTGAGGACTCTGAGGAGCTCCAGCTCATAG GCATGAAGCTGGGCTGCCTGCTGGCCCGAAAAGGCTGTGTGGAAAAGATGCAGTATTACTGGGATGTAGGCTTCTACCTGGGAGCTCAGATCCTCGCCAATGACCTCGCCCAGGTGGCGCTGGCTGCAGAGCAGCTGTACAAGCTCAATGCTCCCATATG GTACCTGGTGTCCATGATGGAAACCTTCCTGCTGTACCAACACTTCAGACCCACGCTAGAGCCTCTTGAAGGACCCCCGCACCGTGCCCACTTTTGGCTCCGCTTTTTGCTACAGTCCTGTCAGCCACTCAAGACGGCTTGTCCCCAAGGGGACCAGTGCATG GTGCTGGTCCTGGAGATGAACAAGGTGCTGCTGCCTGCGAGGCTCGAGATTCAGGGTGCTGACCCGGTGAGCGCAGTGACCCTGAGCCTGCTGGAGCCCGAAACCGAG GACATTCCATCCAGCTGGACCTTCCCAGTGGCCTCCATCTGCGGGGTCAG CACCTCGAAGAGGGACGAGCGCTGCTGCTTCCTCTACGGGCTCCCACCGGCTCAGGACGTGCAGCTGTGCTTCCCCAGCGTAGGGCACTGCCAGTG GTTCTGCAGCCTGATCCAAGCCGTGGTGACGAATCCGGATTCCACGGTGCCCACAGAGGAGGCGGAGGGCGTGGGGGAGGTgctggag ttcGATTACGAGTACACGGAGACCGGCGAGCGGCTGGTGCTGGGCAAGGGCACCTACGGGGCGGTGTACGCGGGCCGCGAGCGGCACACACGGGTGCGCATAGCCATTAAGGAGATCCCGGAGCGGGACAGCAG GTTCTCTCAACCCCTGCATGAAGAGATCGCGCTGCACAAACGCCTGCGCCACAAGAACATTGTGCGCTATCTGGGCTCCGCCAGCCAGGGCGGCTACCTCAAGATCTTCATGGAGGAAGTGCCCGGAG GCAGCCTGTCCTCCTTGCTGCGGTCAGTGTGGGGACCCCTGCAGGACAACGAGAGCACCATCAGTTTCTACACCCGCCAGATCCTGCAGGGACTCAGCTACCTGCATGACAACCGCATTGTGCATCGAGACATCAAG GGGGACAATGTACTGATCAACACCTTCAGTGGGCTGCTCAAGATTTCTGATTTCGGCACGTCCAAGAGGCTGGCAGGCATCACACCCTGCACTGAGACCTTCACAG GGACCCTACAGTATATGGCCCCAGAAATCATTGACCAGGGCCCACGAGGGTATGGGAAGGCAGCTGACATCTGGTCACTGGGCTGCACTGTTATCGAGATGGCCACAGGTCGCCCACCCTTCCATGAGCTAGGGAGCCCGCAAGCCGCCATGTTTCAG GTGGGCATGTACAAGGTGCATCCGCCAATGCCCACTTCTCTGTCAGCGGAGGCCCAAACCTTCCTTCTCCGAACTTTTGAGCCAGACCCCCGTCTCCGAGCCAGTGCTCAGGCACTGCTGGGGGACCCCTTCCTGCAGCCTGGGAAGAGGAGCCGCAGCCCTGGCTCCCCCAGACCCGCACCGCGGCCCTCAG ATGCCCCTTCAGCCAGCCCCACTCCGTCGGCCGACTCGACCACCCAGTCCCAGACATTCCCGTGCCCACAGGCACCCTTTCAGCATCCACCGAGTCCGCCCAAGCGCTGCCTCAGTTATGGAGACACCAGCCAGCTCCG GGTGCCTGAGGAACCCGGGGCGGAGGAGCCCACGTCCCCCGAGGAGAGTTCTGGGCTGAGCCTGCTGCACCAGGAGAGCAAGCGCAGGGCCATGCTGGCCTCGGTGCTGGAGCAGGAGCTGCCCACGCTGGCGGAGAATCTGCGCCTGAAGCAGGAACAG GGTCCCCGTCTGGGCAGGAATCATGTGGAACAGCTGCTGCGCTGCCTCGCCGCGCACATCCACACGCCCAACCGTCGGCAGCTGGCCCAGGAGCTGCGGGCGCTGCAAGGGCAGCTGCGGGCCCAAGGCCTCGGGCCGGCGCTTCTGCACGGACCGCTCTTCGCCTTCCCGGATGCG gTGAAGCAGATCCTCCGCAGGCGCCATATCCGCCCACACTGGATGTTCGTACTAGACTCGCTGCTCAGCCGAGCTGTACGGGTAGCCCTGGCTGTCTTGGGCCCAGGCGGGCCGATTGGAGCTGGTCGGCTGGCCAGCGAGG AGGTGGAGACGGAGGCGGTCCCACCGAGGTCAGAGGAGTCAAGTAAAGAAGAGGAACCCCAGTCCAAGCAGCAGGAAACCTTGGTCCAGTTGAGCCGGCTCCCTGGGGAACCAGAGCAGGGATCCCCGCCCCTGATGGTGCAGCTGAGCCTCTTGCGAGCAGAAACTGACAG GCTTCGAGATGTCCTGGCTGAGAAGGAGCGGGAGTGCCAGGCCCTGGTGCAACAAGCTCTACAGCAGGTCAGCGGGAAGGCAGGGATCTTTGCCCCGGCCTCTGAGCCCCCAG CTGCTCTCACAGTGGATCAGGGCCTGGTGCAGTGGCTACAGGAACTGAATGTGGATTCAGGCACCATCCAGATG CTGCTGAACCACAGTTTCACCCTCCATACCCTATTGACCTGTGCCACTCGAGATGACCTCATCTACACCCACATCAG GGGAGGGATGGTATGCCGCATCTGGAGAGCCATCTTGGCACAGCGAGCAGGATCCACGCCGGTTACCCCTGGCCCCCAAGAGGCTGAATGA
- the MAP3K6 gene encoding mitogen-activated protein kinase kinase kinase 6 isoform X4 yields MAGPCQRSGALERAGSCWQDPLAEALSRGRPPTAPAGRGCARSRPLSVVYVLTREPQPGVEPEAGAEAEPLPLRCLREACAQLPGPRPRPQLRSLPFGTLALGDTAALDSFYNADVVVLEVSSSLAQPSLFYHLGVRESFSMTNNVLLCSQADLPDLQALREDVFQKNSDCVGSYTLIPYVVTATGRVLCGDAGLLRGLADGLVQAGVGTEALLTPLVGRLARLLEATPTDSCGYFRETIRQDIRQARERFCGQQLRQELARLQRRLDSVELLSPDIIMNLLLSYRDVQDYSAIIELVETLQALPTCDVAQQHNVCFHYTFALNRRNRPGDREKALAVLLPLVQCEGSVAPDLYCMCGRVYKDMFFSSGFQDAGHREQAYHWYRKAFDVEPSLHSGINAAVLLIAAGQRFEDSEELQLIGMKLGCLLARKGCVEKMQYYWDVGFYLGAQILANDLAQVALAAEQLYKLNAPIWYLVSMMETFLLYQHFRPTLEPLEGPPHRAHFWLRFLLQSCQPLKTACPQGDQCMVLVLEMNKVLLPARLEIQGADPVSAVTLSLLEPETEDIPSSWTFPVASICGVSTSKRDERCCFLYGLPPAQDVQLCFPSVGHCQWFCSLIQAVVTNPDSTVPTEEAEGVGEVLEFDYEYTETGERLVLGKGTYGAVYAGRERHTRVRIAIKEIPERDSRFSQPLHEEIALHKRLRHKNIVRYLGSASQGGYLKIFMEEVPGGTCPAWDGSLSSLLRSVWGPLQDNESTISFYTRQILQGLSYLHDNRIVHRDIKGDNVLINTFSGLLKISDFGTSKRLAGITPCTETFTGTLQYMAPEIIDQGPRGYGKAADIWSLGCTVIEMATGRPPFHELGSPQAAMFQVGMYKVHPPMPTSLSAEAQTFLLRTFEPDPRLRASAQALLGDPFLQPGKRSRSPGSPRPAPRPSDAPSASPTPSADSTTQSQTFPCPQAPFQHPPSPPKRCLSYGDTSQLRVPEEPGAEEPTSPEESSGLSLLHQESKRRAMLASVLEQELPTLAENLRLKQEQGPRLGRNHVEQLLRCLAAHIHTPNRRQLAQELRALQGQLRAQGLGPALLHGPLFAFPDAVKQILRRRHIRPHWMFVLDSLLSRAVRVALAVLGPGGPIGAGRLASEEVETEAVPPRSEESSKEEEPQSKQQETLVQLSRLPGEPEQGSPPLMVQLSLLRAETDRLRDVLAEKERECQALVQQALQQLLNHSFTLHTLLTCATRDDLIYTHIRTLFWQATLSLLSPGEGWYAASGEPSWHSEQDPRRLPLAPKRLNESSETRG; encoded by the exons ATGGCAGGGCCGTGCCAGCGGTCTGGAGCCCTGGAGCGCGCCGGCAGCTGCTGGCAGGACCCGCTCGCCGAGGCGCTGAGCCGGGGCCGGCCCCCCACCGCGCCCGCCGGCCGGGGCTGCGCGCGAAGCCGGCCGCTCAGCGTGGTTTATGTGCTGACCCGGGAGCCGCAGCCCGGGGTGGAGCCCGAGGCTGGAGCCGAGGCGGAGCCGCTGCCCCTGCGCTGCCTGCGCGAGGCCTGCGCGCAGCTACCCGGGCCGCGACCGCGACCTCAGCTGCGCAGCCTACCCTTCGGGACGCTGGCGTTGGGAGACACCGCGGCGCTGGATTCCTTCTACAACGCGG ATGTGGTGGTGCTGGAGGTGAGCAGCTCCCTGGCACAGCCCTCCCTGTTCTACCACCTCGGCGTGCGTGAGAGCTTCAGCATGACCAACAACGTGCTCCTCTGCTCCCAGGCTGACCTCCCTGACCTGCAGGCCCTTCGG GAGGATGTTTTCCAGAAGAACTCG gaTTGTGTTGGCAGCTACACACTGATCCCCTATGTGGTGACAGCCACGGGTCGGGTGCTGTGCGGTGATGCAGGCCTCCTGAGGGGCCTGGCTGATGGGCTGGTACAGGCCGGGGTGGGCACGGAGGCCCTGCTAACACCCCTGGTGGGCCGGCTCGCCCGCCTGCTGGAGGCCACGCCCACGGACTCTTG TGGCTACTTCCGGGAGACCATTCGGCAGGACATCCGGCAGGCCCGGGAGCGGTTCTGCGGGCAGCAGCTGCGGCAGGAGCTGGCTCGCCTGCAGCGGAGACTGGACAGCGTGGAGCTGCTGAGCCCGGACATCATCATGAACCTGCTGCTCTCCTACCGCGATGTGCAG GACTACTCAGCCATCATCGAGTTGGTGGAGACGCTGCAGGCCTTGCCCACCTGTGACGTGGCCCAGCAACACAACGTCTGCTTCCACTACACGTTCGCCCTCAACCG GAGGAACAGGCCTGGGGACCGGGAGAAGGCCCTGGCTGTGCTTCTGCCGCTGGTACAGTGTGAGGGCTCCGTGGCACCTGACCTGTACTGCATGTGCGGCCGTGTCTACAAGGACATGTTCTTCAGCTCTGGCTTCCAGGACGCTGGGCATCGGGAGCAAGCCTATCACTG GTATCGCAAGGCCTTTGATGTGGAGCCCAGCCTCCACTCGGGCATCAACGCAGCTGTGCTGCTCATCGCTGCCGGGCAGCGCTTTGAGGACTCTGAGGAGCTCCAGCTCATAG GCATGAAGCTGGGCTGCCTGCTGGCCCGAAAAGGCTGTGTGGAAAAGATGCAGTATTACTGGGATGTAGGCTTCTACCTGGGAGCTCAGATCCTCGCCAATGACCTCGCCCAGGTGGCGCTGGCTGCAGAGCAGCTGTACAAGCTCAATGCTCCCATATG GTACCTGGTGTCCATGATGGAAACCTTCCTGCTGTACCAACACTTCAGACCCACGCTAGAGCCTCTTGAAGGACCCCCGCACCGTGCCCACTTTTGGCTCCGCTTTTTGCTACAGTCCTGTCAGCCACTCAAGACGGCTTGTCCCCAAGGGGACCAGTGCATG GTGCTGGTCCTGGAGATGAACAAGGTGCTGCTGCCTGCGAGGCTCGAGATTCAGGGTGCTGACCCGGTGAGCGCAGTGACCCTGAGCCTGCTGGAGCCCGAAACCGAG GACATTCCATCCAGCTGGACCTTCCCAGTGGCCTCCATCTGCGGGGTCAG CACCTCGAAGAGGGACGAGCGCTGCTGCTTCCTCTACGGGCTCCCACCGGCTCAGGACGTGCAGCTGTGCTTCCCCAGCGTAGGGCACTGCCAGTG GTTCTGCAGCCTGATCCAAGCCGTGGTGACGAATCCGGATTCCACGGTGCCCACAGAGGAGGCGGAGGGCGTGGGGGAGGTgctggag ttcGATTACGAGTACACGGAGACCGGCGAGCGGCTGGTGCTGGGCAAGGGCACCTACGGGGCGGTGTACGCGGGCCGCGAGCGGCACACACGGGTGCGCATAGCCATTAAGGAGATCCCGGAGCGGGACAGCAG GTTCTCTCAACCCCTGCATGAAGAGATCGCGCTGCACAAACGCCTGCGCCACAAGAACATTGTGCGCTATCTGGGCTCCGCCAGCCAGGGCGGCTACCTCAAGATCTTCATGGAGGAAGTGCCCGGAGGTACCTGCCCTGCGTGGGATG GCAGCCTGTCCTCCTTGCTGCGGTCAGTGTGGGGACCCCTGCAGGACAACGAGAGCACCATCAGTTTCTACACCCGCCAGATCCTGCAGGGACTCAGCTACCTGCATGACAACCGCATTGTGCATCGAGACATCAAG GGGGACAATGTACTGATCAACACCTTCAGTGGGCTGCTCAAGATTTCTGATTTCGGCACGTCCAAGAGGCTGGCAGGCATCACACCCTGCACTGAGACCTTCACAG GGACCCTACAGTATATGGCCCCAGAAATCATTGACCAGGGCCCACGAGGGTATGGGAAGGCAGCTGACATCTGGTCACTGGGCTGCACTGTTATCGAGATGGCCACAGGTCGCCCACCCTTCCATGAGCTAGGGAGCCCGCAAGCCGCCATGTTTCAG GTGGGCATGTACAAGGTGCATCCGCCAATGCCCACTTCTCTGTCAGCGGAGGCCCAAACCTTCCTTCTCCGAACTTTTGAGCCAGACCCCCGTCTCCGAGCCAGTGCTCAGGCACTGCTGGGGGACCCCTTCCTGCAGCCTGGGAAGAGGAGCCGCAGCCCTGGCTCCCCCAGACCCGCACCGCGGCCCTCAG ATGCCCCTTCAGCCAGCCCCACTCCGTCGGCCGACTCGACCACCCAGTCCCAGACATTCCCGTGCCCACAGGCACCCTTTCAGCATCCACCGAGTCCGCCCAAGCGCTGCCTCAGTTATGGAGACACCAGCCAGCTCCG GGTGCCTGAGGAACCCGGGGCGGAGGAGCCCACGTCCCCCGAGGAGAGTTCTGGGCTGAGCCTGCTGCACCAGGAGAGCAAGCGCAGGGCCATGCTGGCCTCGGTGCTGGAGCAGGAGCTGCCCACGCTGGCGGAGAATCTGCGCCTGAAGCAGGAACAG GGTCCCCGTCTGGGCAGGAATCATGTGGAACAGCTGCTGCGCTGCCTCGCCGCGCACATCCACACGCCCAACCGTCGGCAGCTGGCCCAGGAGCTGCGGGCGCTGCAAGGGCAGCTGCGGGCCCAAGGCCTCGGGCCGGCGCTTCTGCACGGACCGCTCTTCGCCTTCCCGGATGCG gTGAAGCAGATCCTCCGCAGGCGCCATATCCGCCCACACTGGATGTTCGTACTAGACTCGCTGCTCAGCCGAGCTGTACGGGTAGCCCTGGCTGTCTTGGGCCCAGGCGGGCCGATTGGAGCTGGTCGGCTGGCCAGCGAGG AGGTGGAGACGGAGGCGGTCCCACCGAGGTCAGAGGAGTCAAGTAAAGAAGAGGAACCCCAGTCCAAGCAGCAGGAAACCTTGGTCCAGTTGAGCCGGCTCCCTGGGGAACCAGAGCAGGGATCCCCGCCCCTGATGGTGCAGCTGAGCCTCTTGCGAGCAGAAACTGACAG GCTTCGAGATGTCCTGGCTGAGAAGGAGCGGGAGTGCCAGGCCCTGGTGCAACAAGCTCTACAGCAG CTGCTGAACCACAGTTTCACCCTCCATACCCTATTGACCTGTGCCACTCGAGATGACCTCATCTACACCCACATCAG GACCTTATTCTGGCAAGCCACATTGAGCCTGCTATCCCCAGGGGAGGGATGGTATGCCGCATCTGGAGAGCCATCTTGGCACAGCGAGCAGGATCCACGCCGGTTACCCCTGGCCCCCAAGAGGCTGAATGAGAGCTCAGAGACAAGAGGCTAG